One segment of Pseudomonas sp. FP2196 DNA contains the following:
- a CDS encoding sodium:alanine symporter family protein, which translates to MLDIINDFLTTKVLIPLVLGLGVYFTVRSGFVQFRYFPHMFGVLHGSWRAGSHHLSSFQALTLSLAGRVGTGNIVGVGIAVSMGGPGAVFWMWMTALLGMSSSFFECTLGQLYKRSDGKGLYRGGPSWYIQHGLDKRWLGMLAAVLLLVTFGFAINGLESHAVSHSLKDAFDLPPLWSGLALSLMLGAVFVGGIKRIAAVADLLVPLKVLAYVGVTAYVIVLQFDQVPAMLMTIIKSAFGLDQAFGGLVGSAIIMGVRRGVFSNEAGLGSAPNVASVAKIHHPVAQGAVQALSVFIDTFVICTCTALLILLSGFYTPGFEGDGIALAQNSLAAVVGEWGRMFISVVLALFVFTAMLYNYYLGENSLRFMFGEPQKMLIFYRLLVLVLVFLGSVEDLSTVLAFADITMTLLALVNLVAMFMLFKIGMRVLRDYDKQRRAGIKTPVFDSSKFLDLDLDPLAWPPQHDCPGTMNRSESALSSNVSPQPAQA; encoded by the coding sequence TTCCCCCATATGTTCGGTGTATTACACGGCAGTTGGCGCGCTGGCAGCCATCACTTGAGTTCATTTCAGGCACTGACACTGAGCCTTGCCGGTCGTGTCGGTACCGGCAATATCGTTGGGGTCGGGATTGCAGTAAGCATGGGGGGTCCCGGCGCGGTGTTCTGGATGTGGATGACCGCTCTTTTGGGCATGTCGAGCAGCTTCTTCGAATGTACGTTGGGACAGCTCTATAAGCGCAGCGATGGCAAAGGCCTGTATCGAGGGGGCCCGTCCTGGTATATCCAGCACGGCCTGGACAAACGCTGGCTCGGAATGCTCGCTGCCGTGCTATTGCTGGTGACCTTTGGTTTTGCAATCAATGGTCTCGAGTCCCATGCGGTATCACACTCGCTAAAAGATGCGTTTGATCTGCCGCCTTTGTGGTCGGGACTTGCGCTTTCTTTGATGCTGGGAGCTGTCTTCGTAGGCGGGATAAAACGTATCGCGGCAGTAGCCGACCTTCTGGTTCCTCTAAAGGTTCTCGCCTACGTCGGCGTAACGGCCTATGTGATCGTTCTGCAGTTCGATCAGGTCCCGGCGATGTTGATGACCATCATCAAAAGCGCATTCGGTCTGGATCAGGCGTTTGGCGGACTGGTAGGCAGCGCAATCATCATGGGGGTCAGGCGCGGAGTGTTTTCCAACGAGGCAGGGTTGGGCAGTGCGCCCAATGTCGCCTCGGTCGCGAAGATCCACCATCCGGTTGCACAAGGCGCCGTACAAGCACTGAGTGTTTTCATCGATACATTCGTAATCTGCACCTGTACTGCGCTACTGATTTTGTTATCAGGTTTCTACACGCCTGGGTTTGAAGGGGATGGAATTGCTCTGGCGCAAAACTCGCTGGCAGCCGTCGTCGGGGAATGGGGGCGGATGTTTATCAGCGTGGTGCTTGCGTTATTCGTATTCACAGCGATGCTTTACAACTATTACCTGGGAGAAAACAGCTTGCGGTTCATGTTTGGCGAACCTCAAAAAATGCTGATTTTCTATCGTTTGCTGGTATTGGTATTAGTGTTTTTGGGCTCTGTCGAAGATCTGTCCACTGTTCTGGCTTTTGCAGACATCACCATGACGCTGCTGGCGCTAGTCAATCTGGTAGCCATGTTCATGCTGTTCAAAATCGGCATGCGTGTCTTGCGTGACTACGACAAACAACGCCGTGCCGGAATCAAGACACCTGTTTTCGACTCAAGCAAATTCCTTGATCTGGATCTTGATCCTTTAGCGTGGCCACCGCAGCACGACTGCCCAGGCACAATGAATCGTAGCGAGTCCGCCCTTTCCTCGAACGTCAGCCCACAACCTGCTCAAGCTTAG